A single genomic interval of Mucilaginibacter robiniae harbors:
- a CDS encoding DUF4138 domain-containing protein has translation MKKTILYFLCSLLSAVVMAQPGKTVYLPAGATLHFLSPEPIRYVDISTKSLAGDLPLKNLFRLKWKDSTRTAAEATVTIAGETFIAQYHVLSGRGGTETIDIAPEDMRPLDISGVGFSEPQLRALCLRLFAKKPDQQLGRAKAFGLKGHLNHIYTAGDYLFLDLGYENKTNLQYTVDGLRFKIEDKRVTKAANNQSVEIRPEFTLFAIPEFSKGYRNIFVFKKVSYPGNKRLTIEVSEKPISGRLLTLSIPYRDILNADVISF, from the coding sequence ATGAAAAAGACGATTTTATATTTTTTGTGTTCCTTGCTTTCCGCTGTGGTGATGGCCCAGCCGGGAAAAACGGTTTACCTGCCTGCCGGGGCCACCCTGCATTTTCTGTCGCCGGAACCCATCCGCTACGTGGATATTTCTACCAAAAGCCTGGCTGGTGACCTGCCGCTTAAAAATCTGTTCCGCCTGAAATGGAAAGACAGCACCAGAACTGCTGCGGAGGCCACGGTCACGATTGCCGGCGAAACATTCATCGCCCAGTACCACGTCCTTTCCGGCAGAGGCGGAACGGAAACCATCGACATCGCTCCGGAGGATATGCGGCCGCTGGATATTTCCGGCGTCGGCTTTTCAGAGCCGCAGCTTCGCGCGCTGTGTCTGCGCCTGTTCGCCAAAAAACCGGATCAACAGCTCGGGCGTGCCAAAGCCTTCGGCCTGAAAGGGCACCTCAATCATATCTACACTGCCGGTGACTACCTCTTTCTGGATCTGGGGTATGAGAACAAAACCAATCTACAGTATACCGTGGACGGGCTTCGTTTCAAAATTGAAGACAAAAGAGTAACCAAGGCGGCCAATAACCAGTCCGTGGAGATCAGGCCCGAATTCACGCTGTTTGCTATTCCAGAGTTCAGCAAAGGCTACCGCAACATCTTCGTGTTCAAAAAGGTGTCCTACCCGGGGAATAAGCGGCTGACCATTGAGGTGAGTGAGAAACCCATCTCCGGCCGTCTCCTGACCCTGAGCATTCCTTACCGCGACATCCTGAACGCCGACGTCATCTCTTTTTAA
- the traK gene encoding conjugative transposon protein TraK: MIIRNIESKVRLATFIAAGSLLTALIIVAINAICTYRLVSNAQKNIYILDNNVPILARQTDMQLNRPAEYRAHIDLFHSLFFSLTPDDNYMEYQMKKAMYLIDESGMKQYNDLKENGFFNSILSSSSVLTLETDSIRVDPLRKYFRYYGRLKIDRRSSTVVRSLITEGYLKDIPRSDNNPHGVLITGWKTLENKDLSNVEKNTF; this comes from the coding sequence ATGATCATCCGAAATATTGAATCCAAAGTCCGCCTGGCGACTTTTATTGCCGCGGGTAGTCTGCTTACCGCATTAATCATCGTCGCCATCAACGCCATCTGTACCTACCGTTTGGTGTCCAATGCGCAAAAAAACATTTACATCCTGGACAATAATGTACCGATCCTCGCCCGGCAGACGGACATGCAGCTGAACCGCCCGGCGGAGTACCGGGCACATATTGACCTTTTCCACTCCCTGTTCTTCTCGCTGACGCCTGATGATAACTATATGGAGTACCAGATGAAAAAGGCCATGTACCTCATCGATGAATCGGGCATGAAGCAGTACAATGACCTCAAGGAAAACGGCTTCTTCAATTCCATACTGTCGTCCAGTTCGGTTCTGACCCTGGAAACGGACTCCATTCGGGTGGATCCCTTACGGAAATATTTTCGCTATTACGGACGCCTGAAAATTGACCGGCGAAGCTCTACGGTTGTTCGATCCCTCATTACGGAAGGGTATCTCAAGGATATCCCCAGAAGTGACAACAATCCCCATGGCGTTCTCATTACCGGCTGGAAAACTCTCGAAAATAAAGATTTGTCCAATGTGGAAAAGAATACATTCTAA
- a CDS encoding conjugative transposon protein TraM: protein MNINFKQPKFVLPLLILPFLCLFFYVWHSAKGKPQAIAQASDSLNTNVGSVSGAVRKKELTDKLDAYRNTFKGADGLSAVAVIPSEKSGLPTSMPADPTVQQRKSDSIQQLLRVREPDAYPLFSGNRTHMEAPDISAAVAAARQHSSERSIPNNRPADPMEVFRQQMSIMDSVTRQNDPAFKEEQRKKQLADQLMKARESLPRLTVSKVPYDYSNFNTVVPESEASFITAVIDENVTGYAGSRIRLKLLDNIQAGGQLIPKDTYLYAQMTGFSGQRVALAVTSILVDGKILPVRLDIYDQDGLPGLYVPASAFRDFSKDLGGSSVQGVTLDGGSGSGQFMMSTLDKFFQSTSSAIAGIIRKNKAKLKFNSFIYLIDPDALQKAQKTY, encoded by the coding sequence ATGAACATTAATTTCAAACAGCCCAAATTCGTTTTGCCGTTGCTCATACTTCCTTTTCTGTGCCTGTTTTTTTATGTATGGCATAGTGCAAAGGGAAAGCCGCAGGCAATCGCGCAGGCGTCAGACAGCCTGAATACCAATGTAGGCAGCGTTTCCGGTGCCGTGCGTAAAAAGGAATTGACGGACAAACTGGATGCCTACAGGAATACCTTTAAGGGAGCTGATGGGCTGAGTGCCGTAGCCGTTATTCCTTCAGAAAAGTCTGGTTTACCGACCTCCATGCCTGCTGACCCAACGGTGCAGCAACGAAAATCAGACTCCATACAGCAACTGTTGCGCGTACGCGAACCGGATGCCTATCCCTTGTTTTCCGGAAACAGGACACACATGGAAGCACCGGATATTTCCGCTGCGGTTGCTGCCGCGCGTCAGCATTCATCAGAAAGATCCATCCCCAACAATCGTCCGGCGGATCCCATGGAAGTATTCCGCCAGCAAATGAGCATTATGGACAGTGTGACCCGGCAGAATGATCCCGCATTTAAAGAGGAACAACGCAAAAAACAGCTGGCGGATCAACTGATGAAAGCAAGGGAAAGCCTGCCCAGGCTGACCGTCTCCAAAGTGCCTTATGATTATTCAAACTTCAACACCGTAGTTCCGGAAAGCGAAGCTTCATTTATTACTGCTGTCATCGACGAAAATGTGACCGGCTATGCCGGATCCAGAATACGGTTGAAGTTGCTGGACAATATCCAAGCCGGTGGTCAGCTGATTCCCAAAGACACCTACCTGTATGCGCAGATGACCGGCTTCTCCGGGCAGCGGGTTGCCTTGGCCGTGACCTCGATCCTCGTTGATGGCAAGATTCTCCCGGTACGGCTGGATATTTATGATCAGGATGGCCTGCCGGGCTTATATGTGCCGGCATCCGCCTTCCGTGATTTCTCTAAAGACCTCGGTGGCAGCTCCGTTCAGGGTGTGACGCTGGACGGCGGCTCCGGGTCGGGCCAGTTTATGATGAGCACGCTGGACAAGTTCTTCCAGTCCACCTCCTCCGCCATTGCCGGTATCATCCGGAAAAACAAAGCTAAGCTCAAATTCAATTCCTTCATCTACCTCATTGACCCTGACGCGCTGCAGAAAGCGCAAAAAACTTACTAA